Proteins encoded in a region of the Zea mays cultivar B73 chromosome 4, Zm-B73-REFERENCE-NAM-5.0, whole genome shotgun sequence genome:
- the LOC118476985 gene encoding F-box/kelch-repeat protein At1g74510-like: protein MGSLYCDAAASPTISSTGSSTGSSGNVAGVGGDGDGDGDGSVKIYACFALGSSNSLECYEPGANTWRRVGALPGVPDGHILKGFAVATLGESVYVIGGRLCRRERGAAAGGYRDADVGVRADVLRYDARRGEWHHCAPLLVPRFDFACAPCRGRICVAGGQRSLSGARGTAAAEVYDAEKGQWSALPDMSTLRYKCVGVTWQGSFHVVGGFAESALTACDTSLLAPGGATAVLQSSALERSSAEVFHCARGTWEILPGMWQLDVPPNQIVAVANRLFSSGDCLTSWKGHVEVYDGELNIWSIVDHSALPDLSLLASLPSSAQRLYLTMAVVGTQLYFLAGYQVPSGDDSFRTVSLVHSFDTSAAPGLAPAWSSFRPEMSHEDAEDGGKELFSQCCTVQLSN, encoded by the coding sequence ATGGGCTCCTTGTACTGCGACGCCGCCGCCTCGCCGACCATCTCCAGCACCGGAAGCAGCACCGGCAGCAGTGGCAATGTCGCCGGCGttggcggcgacggcgacggcgacggcgacggcagcgTCAAGATATACGCGTGCTTCGCGCTCGGCAGCTCCAACAGTCTCGAGTGCTACGAGCCTGGAGCCAACACGTGGCGCCGCGTGGGCGCGCTCCCCGGCGTCCCCGACGGCCACATACTGAAGGGGTTCGCCGTGGCGACGCTGGGCGAGTCCGTGTACGTCATAGGCggccggctctgccggagggagcGTGGAGCCGCGGCCGGCGGCTACCGCGACGCCGACGTCGGCGTGAGGGCAGACGTACTGCGGTACGACGCGCGCCGGGGGGAGTGGCACCACTGCGCGCCGCTCCTGGTCCCGCGGTTCGACTTCGCGTGCGCTCCGTGCCGGGGCAGGATCTGCGTGGCCGGCGGGCAGCGCTCGCTGTCCGGCGCCCGGGGCACGGCGGCGGCCGAGGTGTACGACGCGGAGAAGGGGCAGTGGTCGGCGCTCCCCGACATGAGCACGCTGCGCTACAAGTGCGTCGGCGTCACGTGGCAGGGCAGCTTCCACGTCGTGGGGGGCTTTGCGGAGAGCGCGCTGACGGCCTGCGACACCTCCCTCCTGGCGCCCGGCGGAGCCACCGCCGTGCTGCAGTCGTCGGCGCTGGAGCGGAGCTCGGCCGAGGTGTTCCACTGCGCGAGGGGCACGTGGGAGATCCTCCCGGGGATGTGGCAGCTCGACGTGCCCCCGAACCAGATCGTGGCGGTGGCCAACAGGCTGTTCAGCTCCGGCGACTGCCTCACCAGCTGGAAGGGACACGTCGAGGTCTACGACGGCGAGCTCAACATCTGGAGCATCGTGGACCACTCCGCCCTGCCCGACCTGTCGCTGCTCGCCAGTCTCCCGTCTTCAGCTCAGCGGCTCTACCTCACCATGGCCGTCGTCGGCACGCAGCTCTATTTCCTCGCCGGCTACCAGGTGCCGTCGGGCGACGACAGCTTCCGAACAGTCTCGCTAGTGCACAGCTTCGACACCAGCGCTGCACCGGGGCTGGCGCCGGCGTGGAGCAGCTTCCGGCCCGAGATGAGTCACGAGGACGCCGAGGACGGCGGCAAGGAGCTGTTCAGCCAGTGCTGCACGGTGCAGCTCTCCAACTAA
- the LOC103654152 gene encoding uncharacterized protein isoform X2, which produces MAPIILHRALSFSIPLLHRRDVSSPLQASDVSNRPEGLALLTRIAEDTDCCDSGPPLPDHSPLEKSLISKILRLRGVLDLPCRSSCDALDQLLLDTLGVLKVAYPKCLSGVSGNHTSSVREGLVHLHQVLVLVQDCYSKIKQLPNSGSEKQTIMESESLDHVGKRVIEMLDQVTPVVKEMFSSMESSSSAQAAAAAAAWPEDLPERRTLPPVLCRTTSHHPSDGDEVAMHTGRCKVEAPAPGHETDEGVCTREEDGQTSSREPLSAPIPTAEFLPLQPTLSSVSPHLLSAPPPSPMPVVGLSMLLQSWEATQDGHATAAAVVPPAGVAQPAEAAPTAHKDTTPVGTSMEVEGSTSSVLLEAGQPEPCVDSPNGSTQAPAQGGNAAVPNVPPPPPPVPAHRGRSQEGPSMDEPGPAVTDTPPRPPCEMQGEPPALPPAAAKVLPSPSPSPSPPPLPAHRGRFQEGASMDEPGQAVTDTPPRPPCEVQGGPPAPPPAAAKVSPAPPPPPGSISAAVRGKKAASKLKRSTQMGSLYRRLRDRVEGSGSTHGDRMRQNRKRPRTVGASKSDAGGQGMADALAEMAKRSTYFRQIEEDAEKYAAVILELKDAIGSFQSKDMSELVRFRQHVERQLVCLTDETQVLARFEGFPSKKLEALRTAAALYSKLDGTASRLQCWKHTAGPVSAQLDRLESYFNKVKDEVDMVERNRDEEMKRLQSQGVHFDFGVLVRIKEGMVDLSSACMELALKESQDARETPTPTRAKWASSHGDGESRMLWRVFQLAFRVYNFAGGQDERADRLTSILAHEIEERALL; this is translated from the exons ATGGCGCCGATCATACTTCACCGTGCGTTGTCCTTCTCCATCCCGTTGCTTCATCGCCGTGATGTGTCGTCGCCCTTACAG GCCTCGGATGTGTCGAACAGACCTGAAGGCCTGGCATTATTGACGAGAATTGCTGAGGACACTGACTGCTGCGATTCTGGACCTCCATTGCCAGACCActcgccgttggagaaaagcctcATCAGCAAGATCCTCCGTCTGAGAGGTGTTTTGGATCTGCCATGTCGAAGTTCATGCGACGCGTTGGATCAG TTGCTTCTGGATACCCTGGGGGTTCTGAAGGTTGCATATCCCAAATGCTTATCAGGTGTATCAGGAAACCATACATCTTCTGTACGGGAG GGACTTGTTCACCTCCATCAGGTCCTCGTGTTGGTTCAGGATTGCTACTCGAAAATCAAGCAGCTGCCTAACTCTGGCTCTGAGAAGCAAACAATCATGGAGAGCGAGAGCTTAGACCATGTAG GTAAGCGTGTCATTGAGATGCTTGATCAGGTGACTCCAGTGGTGAAAGAAATGTTCAGTTCCATGGAAAGCTCCAGTTCTGCacaggcggcggcggcagcagcagcttGGCCGGAGGATCTCCCAGAAAGAAGAACCCTCCCTCCTGTTCTCTGTCGCACTACATCCCATCATCCATCAGACGGTGACGAGGTTGCGATGCACACAGGACGTTGCAAAGTTGAGGCACCGGCGCCTGGGCACGAGACAGATGAGGGCGTTTGCACCAGGGAGGAGGATGGCCAAACCAGCAGCCGTGAACCGCTGTCAGCTCCTATTCCTACCGCTGAGTTTTTACCGCTGCAGCCGACGCTGTCGTCGGTGTCCCCACATCTGCTGTCGGCGCCGCCGCCGTCCCCGATGCCCGTGGTTGGCTTGTCCATGCTTCTGCAGTCGTGGGAGGCAACGCAAGATGGCCACGCCACCGCCGCCGCAGTGGTGCCACCTGCTGGCGTCGCACAGCCTGCTGAGGCAGCGCCGACGGCACACAAAGACACCACGCCCGTCGGCACCAGCATGGAAGTCGAAGGCTCTACGTCCTCTGTGTTACTTGAAGCTGGTCAGCCTGAGCCATGCGTGGATTCACCCAATGGGAGCACGCAGGCACCAGCGCAGGGCGGCAATGCCGCTGTTCCAAacgtgccgccgccgccgccgccagtaCCGGCGCACAGAGGCAGATCTCAAGAGGGGCCGTCTATGGACGAGCCCGGTCCGGCAGTGACAGACACGCCACCTCGACCGCCGTGTGAAATGCAAGGAGAACCACCTGcactgccgccggccgccgccaaggttttgccgtcgccgtcgccgtcgccgtcgccgccgccactACCGGCGCACAGAGGCAGATTTCAAGAGGGGGCGTCTATGGACGAGCCCGGTCAGGCAGTGACAGACACACCACCTCGGCCGCCGTGTGAAGTGCAGGGAGGACCGCCTGcaccgccgccggccgccgccaagGTTTCGCCAGCGCCACCGCCGCCCCCTGGAAGCATCTCGGCAGCGGTGCGCGGCAAGAAAGCCGCGAGCAAGCTGAAACGATCGACGCAGATGGGCAGCCTGTACAGACGCCTGCGAGACAGAGTGGAAGGCTCTGGCAGCACGCACGGCGACAGGATGCGGCAGAACCGCAAGAGGCCCCGGACGGTAGGCGCGTCCAAGAGCGACGCCGGCGGCCAGGGCATGGCCGATGCATTGGCCGAGATGGCTAAGAG ATCGACGTACTTCCGACAAATCGAAGAGGACGCGGAGAAGTATGCAGCGGTGATCCTGGAGCTGAAGGACGCCATCGGCTCGTTCCAGTCCAAGGACATGTCCGAGCTGGTGAGGTTCCGTCAGCACGTCGAGCGGCAGCTGGTGTGCCTGACCGACGAGACACAG GTGTTAGCCAGGTTCGAGGGCTTCCCTTCCAAGAAGCTGGAGGCGTTGAGGACGGCGGCCGCGCTCTACTCCAAGCTGGACGGCACCGCCTCGAGGCTCCAGTGCTGGAAGCACACCGCCGGCCCCGTATCGGCGCAGCTCGACAGATTGGAGAGCTACTTCAACAAG GTCAAAGACGAGGTGGACATGGTAGAGCGGAACAGAGACGAGGAGATGAAGCGGCTGCAGTCCCAGGGCGTTCACTTCGACTTCGGCGTGCTGGTCCGGATCAAGGAGGGCATGGTAGACCTGTCGTCCGCCTGCATGGAGCTCGCCTTGAAGGAGAGCCAGGACGCCAGAGAGACGCCGACGCCGACGCGTGCGAAGTGGGCGAGCAGCCACGGCGATGGAGAGTCGAGGATGCTGTGGCGGGTGTTCCAGCTGGCCTTCCGGGTGTACAACTTCGCCGGAGGCCAGGACGAGCGGGCGGACAGGCTGACGAGCATCCTGGCGCACGAGATCGAGGAGCGAGCGCTCCTGTAA
- the LOC103654152 gene encoding uncharacterized protein isoform X1, with the protein MAPIILHRALSFSIPLLHRRDVSSPLQASDVSNRPEGLALLTRIAEDTDCCDSGPPLPDHSPLEKSLISKILRLRGVLDLPCRSSCDALDQLLLDTLGVLKVAYPKCLSGVSGNHTSSVREGLVHLHQVLVLVQDCYSKIKQLPNSGSEKQTIMESESLDHVGMQFDLPMLILCCQYNGQKAYVIVLNFRHRVHYSAAQTGIVGKRVIEMLDQVTPVVKEMFSSMESSSSAQAAAAAAAWPEDLPERRTLPPVLCRTTSHHPSDGDEVAMHTGRCKVEAPAPGHETDEGVCTREEDGQTSSREPLSAPIPTAEFLPLQPTLSSVSPHLLSAPPPSPMPVVGLSMLLQSWEATQDGHATAAAVVPPAGVAQPAEAAPTAHKDTTPVGTSMEVEGSTSSVLLEAGQPEPCVDSPNGSTQAPAQGGNAAVPNVPPPPPPVPAHRGRSQEGPSMDEPGPAVTDTPPRPPCEMQGEPPALPPAAAKVLPSPSPSPSPPPLPAHRGRFQEGASMDEPGQAVTDTPPRPPCEVQGGPPAPPPAAAKVSPAPPPPPGSISAAVRGKKAASKLKRSTQMGSLYRRLRDRVEGSGSTHGDRMRQNRKRPRTVGASKSDAGGQGMADALAEMAKRSTYFRQIEEDAEKYAAVILELKDAIGSFQSKDMSELVRFRQHVERQLVCLTDETQVLARFEGFPSKKLEALRTAAALYSKLDGTASRLQCWKHTAGPVSAQLDRLESYFNKVKDEVDMVERNRDEEMKRLQSQGVHFDFGVLVRIKEGMVDLSSACMELALKESQDARETPTPTRAKWASSHGDGESRMLWRVFQLAFRVYNFAGGQDERADRLTSILAHEIEERALL; encoded by the exons ATGGCGCCGATCATACTTCACCGTGCGTTGTCCTTCTCCATCCCGTTGCTTCATCGCCGTGATGTGTCGTCGCCCTTACAG GCCTCGGATGTGTCGAACAGACCTGAAGGCCTGGCATTATTGACGAGAATTGCTGAGGACACTGACTGCTGCGATTCTGGACCTCCATTGCCAGACCActcgccgttggagaaaagcctcATCAGCAAGATCCTCCGTCTGAGAGGTGTTTTGGATCTGCCATGTCGAAGTTCATGCGACGCGTTGGATCAG TTGCTTCTGGATACCCTGGGGGTTCTGAAGGTTGCATATCCCAAATGCTTATCAGGTGTATCAGGAAACCATACATCTTCTGTACGGGAG GGACTTGTTCACCTCCATCAGGTCCTCGTGTTGGTTCAGGATTGCTACTCGAAAATCAAGCAGCTGCCTAACTCTGGCTCTGAGAAGCAAACAATCATGGAGAGCGAGAGCTTAGACCATGTAGGTATGCAGTTTGACTTGCCCATGTTGATACTTTGCTGTCAATACAATGGTCAGAAAGCCTATGTCATCGTACTGAACTTTCGCCATCGAGTTCATTACTCAGCTGCTCAAACCGGAATTGTAGGTAAGCGTGTCATTGAGATGCTTGATCAGGTGACTCCAGTGGTGAAAGAAATGTTCAGTTCCATGGAAAGCTCCAGTTCTGCacaggcggcggcggcagcagcagcttGGCCGGAGGATCTCCCAGAAAGAAGAACCCTCCCTCCTGTTCTCTGTCGCACTACATCCCATCATCCATCAGACGGTGACGAGGTTGCGATGCACACAGGACGTTGCAAAGTTGAGGCACCGGCGCCTGGGCACGAGACAGATGAGGGCGTTTGCACCAGGGAGGAGGATGGCCAAACCAGCAGCCGTGAACCGCTGTCAGCTCCTATTCCTACCGCTGAGTTTTTACCGCTGCAGCCGACGCTGTCGTCGGTGTCCCCACATCTGCTGTCGGCGCCGCCGCCGTCCCCGATGCCCGTGGTTGGCTTGTCCATGCTTCTGCAGTCGTGGGAGGCAACGCAAGATGGCCACGCCACCGCCGCCGCAGTGGTGCCACCTGCTGGCGTCGCACAGCCTGCTGAGGCAGCGCCGACGGCACACAAAGACACCACGCCCGTCGGCACCAGCATGGAAGTCGAAGGCTCTACGTCCTCTGTGTTACTTGAAGCTGGTCAGCCTGAGCCATGCGTGGATTCACCCAATGGGAGCACGCAGGCACCAGCGCAGGGCGGCAATGCCGCTGTTCCAAacgtgccgccgccgccgccgccagtaCCGGCGCACAGAGGCAGATCTCAAGAGGGGCCGTCTATGGACGAGCCCGGTCCGGCAGTGACAGACACGCCACCTCGACCGCCGTGTGAAATGCAAGGAGAACCACCTGcactgccgccggccgccgccaaggttttgccgtcgccgtcgccgtcgccgtcgccgccgccactACCGGCGCACAGAGGCAGATTTCAAGAGGGGGCGTCTATGGACGAGCCCGGTCAGGCAGTGACAGACACACCACCTCGGCCGCCGTGTGAAGTGCAGGGAGGACCGCCTGcaccgccgccggccgccgccaagGTTTCGCCAGCGCCACCGCCGCCCCCTGGAAGCATCTCGGCAGCGGTGCGCGGCAAGAAAGCCGCGAGCAAGCTGAAACGATCGACGCAGATGGGCAGCCTGTACAGACGCCTGCGAGACAGAGTGGAAGGCTCTGGCAGCACGCACGGCGACAGGATGCGGCAGAACCGCAAGAGGCCCCGGACGGTAGGCGCGTCCAAGAGCGACGCCGGCGGCCAGGGCATGGCCGATGCATTGGCCGAGATGGCTAAGAG ATCGACGTACTTCCGACAAATCGAAGAGGACGCGGAGAAGTATGCAGCGGTGATCCTGGAGCTGAAGGACGCCATCGGCTCGTTCCAGTCCAAGGACATGTCCGAGCTGGTGAGGTTCCGTCAGCACGTCGAGCGGCAGCTGGTGTGCCTGACCGACGAGACACAG GTGTTAGCCAGGTTCGAGGGCTTCCCTTCCAAGAAGCTGGAGGCGTTGAGGACGGCGGCCGCGCTCTACTCCAAGCTGGACGGCACCGCCTCGAGGCTCCAGTGCTGGAAGCACACCGCCGGCCCCGTATCGGCGCAGCTCGACAGATTGGAGAGCTACTTCAACAAG GTCAAAGACGAGGTGGACATGGTAGAGCGGAACAGAGACGAGGAGATGAAGCGGCTGCAGTCCCAGGGCGTTCACTTCGACTTCGGCGTGCTGGTCCGGATCAAGGAGGGCATGGTAGACCTGTCGTCCGCCTGCATGGAGCTCGCCTTGAAGGAGAGCCAGGACGCCAGAGAGACGCCGACGCCGACGCGTGCGAAGTGGGCGAGCAGCCACGGCGATGGAGAGTCGAGGATGCTGTGGCGGGTGTTCCAGCTGGCCTTCCGGGTGTACAACTTCGCCGGAGGCCAGGACGAGCGGGCGGACAGGCTGACGAGCATCCTGGCGCACGAGATCGAGGAGCGAGCGCTCCTGTAA